Proteins encoded within one genomic window of Humulus lupulus chromosome 1, drHumLupu1.1, whole genome shotgun sequence:
- the LOC133803908 gene encoding cytochrome P450 78A7, translated as METMSLVTKNTSWWMFTLPAFLGSKTLLDGYVLLSLGLAFITVGLLTWAFTPGGLAWKNGRSRRGFTAIPGPRGLPIFGSLFTLSLGLAHRSLAYMAWSRANTKLLALSLGSTPIVVAFDPHTAREILTSPHFADRPLKQSAKSLMFGRAIGFAPNGTYWRLLRRIASSHLFSPRRILAHASGRQLECTAMLRNIANEQWTNGVVSLRKHLQAASLNNIMGSVFGKRYDPSKDREELNELQDMVREGFDLLGAFNWTDHLPWLSYFYDPFRIIERCSKLVPRVRKLVRAIIEEHRLRRNNNPGELQDHGDFVDVLLSLDGEEKLEEDDMIAVLWEMIFRGTDTTALLTEWVLAELILNPDKQEKLRREIDTAFGDGRAVTDAELSNLPYLQSVVKETLRVHPPGPLLSWARLSTSDVQLSNGMLIPADTVAMVNMWAITHDPHVWEDPRAFRPERFIESEGGADVDVRGCDLRLAPFGAGRRVCPGKNLGLVTVTLWVANLVRHFKWVQDPIQPVDLDEVLKLSCEMKRPLHGVALQVMKLA; from the exons ATGGAGACTATGAGCCTGGTTACTAAGAATACTAGCTGGTGGATGTTTACTTTGCCGGCTTTTCTAGGCTCCAAGACCCTTCTCGACGGCTACGTTTTGCTCTCTTTAGGCTTGGCTTTTATCACCGTTGGGCTCCTAACGTGGGCTTTCACCCCCGGTGGCCTTGCATGGAAGAACGGGAGGAGCCGGAGAGGCTTTACCGCCATTCCAGGACCTCGTGGGCTACCTATTTTCGGGAGCCTTTTCACTCTCAGCCTTGGCTTAGCTCATCGCTCCTTGGCTTACATGGCTTGGAGTCGAGCCAACACAAAGCTTTTGGCTCTCAGCCTAGGCTCCACCCCAATCGTGGTAGCTTTTGATCCTCATACTGCAAGAGAAATCCTGACCTCTCCTCATTTTGCTGACCGGCCACTCAAGCAGTCAGCTAAGAGTCTCATGTTCGGACGAGCCATCGGCTTCGCTCCAAACGGGACTTATTGGCGACTCCTTAGGAGGATCGCTTCATCGCACCTCTTCTCTCCCAGACGAATTTTAGCCCATGCATCCGGTCGTCAGCTAGAATGCACAGCCATGCTGCGTAACATAGCAAACGAGCAGTGGACAAACGGTGTGGTTTCCCTAAGGAAGCACCTCCAAGCTGCTTCCTTGAACAACATCATGGGCAGTGTGTTTGGCAAAAGATATGATCCGTCCAAAGATAGAGAAGAGCTAAATGAGCTCCAGGATATGGTAAGAGAAGGATTCGACCTATTGGGTGCTTTCAACTGGACTGACCACCTTCCATGGCTCAGTTATTTCTACGACCCTTTTCGTATAATTGAACGCTGCTCCAAACTCGTTCCCCGGGTCAGGAAACTAGTTCGGGCCATCATCGAAGAACATAGACTCCGAAGAAATAACAACCCCGGTGAGCTTCAAGATCATGGTGattttgttgatgtgctgctcTCTTTGGATGGGGAAGAGAAGCTTGAAGAGGATGACATGATCGCTGTGCTGTGG GAAATGATTTTCAGAGGAACAGATACGACAGCTTTGTTGACTGAGTGGGTATTGGCCGAGTTGATTCTAAACCCTGATAAGCAAGAGAAGCTGCGAAGGGAAATTGACACCGCCTTCGGTGACGGAAGAGCCGTGACGGACGCCGAGTTGAGCAACTTGCCTTATTTACAGTCGGTGGTTAAGGAAACCTTGAGGGTGCACCCTCCAGGCCCACTACTCTCCTGGGCCAGGCTATCCACCTCGGATGTCCAGCTCAGCAACGGCATGCTGATCCCGGCCGACACAGTGGCCATGGTCAACATGTGGGCCATCACCCATGACCCGCACGTGTGGGAAGATCCACGTGCCTTCAGGCCCGAAAGGTTCATTGAGAGCGAGGGCGGCGCTGACGTGGACGTCCGTGGCTGCGATCTCCGTCTCGCTCCGTTCGGGGCGGGTCGCCGGGTATGCCCGGGAAAGAATCTGGGGCTCGTGACCGTTACCCTTTGGGTGGCTAATCTAGTTCGCCATTTCAAGTGGGTCCAGGACCCAATCCAGCCTGTTGATCTGGATGAGGTCCTGAAGCTATCTTGTGAAATGAAGCGTCCTTTGCATGGTGTGGCTCTTCAAGTGATGAAGCTTGCTTGA